The following are encoded together in the Anoplopoma fimbria isolate UVic2021 breed Golden Eagle Sablefish chromosome 9, Afim_UVic_2022, whole genome shotgun sequence genome:
- the znf207b gene encoding BUB3-interacting and GLEBS motif-containing protein ZNF207b isoform X2, whose amino-acid sequence MGRKKKKQMKPWCWYCNRDFDDEKILIQHQKAKHFKCHICHKKLYTGPGLAIHCMQVHKETIDSVPNAIPGRIDIELEIYGMEGIPEKDMQERRRTLEQKSQESQKKKSSNQDDSDEDDDDDDEAGPSVQQVAAVQPQPGYAAPMAQLGMPPVAGGAGMHHGGYQGMPPMMPGVPPMMHGMPPAMHGMPPGMMQMGGMMPPMMPGMPGIPHGMPPHMAPRPGMPHMAQAAAAGAMPSRPAVPVAQPAVTKPLFPSAAQMSAGVHSSTAAVSSPPSDLQSASSQPPFPNTPQAQQSTSGAAASNSHSTAASSDPPKATFPAYTQPSVSSCSSTSSSNPSSSTVAKPPATVATKPATLTTTSATSKLIHPDEDISLEELRAQLPRYQRLTPRPGQAHVAAPPVPAVGSIMPQQQGMPPQQPGMRHPMHGQYGAPPQGMPSYMQGGMPPYGQGPPMVPPYQGGPPMGMRPPVMSPAGRY is encoded by the exons ATGGGacggaagaagaagaagcagatgAAGCCGTGGTGCTG GTACTGTAATCGTGATTTTGATGATGAAAAGATCTTAATCCAGCACCAGAAGGCAAAGCATTTCAAATGCCACATCTGCCACAAGAAGCTGTACACAGGACCAGGCTTGGCTATCCATTGCATGCAG GTACACAAAGAAACAATTGACAGTGTACCAAATGCCATTCCTGGAAGAATAGACATCGAGCTGGAGATCTACGGTATGGAGGGGATTCCAGAGAAAGACATGCAGGAGAGAAGACGAACGTTAGAACAGAAATCACAAG AGAGTCAAAAGAAGAAGTCAAGCAATCAGGACGACTCCGATGAggacgacgacgatgatgacGAAGCAGGACCATCAGTTCAGCAGGTCGCTGCTGTCCAGCCACAGCCAGGCTACGCTGCTCCAATGGCCCAGCTTGGGATGCCTCCTGTCGCTGGCGGAGCTGGGATGCACCATGGAGGATATCAAG GAATGCCTCCCATGATGCCTGGCGTTCCTCCCATGATGCACGGCATGCCCCCTGCCATGCATGGAATGCCACCAGG CATGATGCAAATGGGTGGAATGATGCCTCCCATGATGCCAGGGATGCCCGGTATACCCCACG gaaTGCCACCTCACATGGCTCCAAGGCCAGGGATGCCCCATATGGCCCAAGCTGCTGCAGCCGGAGCGATGCCCAGTCGACCGGCAGTACCAGTGGCCCAGCCCGCTGTCACCAAACCCCTCTTCCCCAGTGCAGCACAG ATGAGCGCTGGTGttcacagcagcacagcagctgtTTCTTCTCCACCTTCAGACCTTCAGTCTGCATCCTCTCAGCCTCCCTTTCCTAACACGCCACAA GCCCAGCAGAGCACTTCTGGAGCTGCAGCTTCAAACTCCCACAGTACAGCCGCCTCCTCCGACCCCCCCAAAGCAACATTCCCTGCCTACACCCAGCCCTCTGTCTCTTCTTGCtcttccacttcttcttctAACCCCTCTAGCAGCACTGTGGCCAAACCCCCGGCCACAGTGGCCACAAAACCTGCCACCCTCACCACCACGAGTGCAACTAGTAAGTTGATCCATCCTGATGAGGATATCTCACTG GAGGAATTGAGGGCCCAGTTGCCCCGCTACCAGCGACTTACACCGAGGCCGGGTCAGGCCCATGTGGCTGCTCCCCCTGTGCCGGCTGTGGGCAGCATAATGCCCCAACAGCAAGGCATGCCACCACAGCAGCCTGGCATGAGGCATCCCATGCATG GTCAGTATGGTGCTCCTCCTCAGGGCATGCCCAGCTACATGCAAGGAGGGATGCCTCCATACGGGCAGGGTCCTCCTATGGTGCCCCCGTACCAGGGAGGCCCTCCCATGGGCATGAGACCGCCCGTCATGTCTCCGGCTGGGCGCTACTGA
- the znf207b gene encoding BUB3-interacting and GLEBS motif-containing protein ZNF207b isoform X1, which produces MGRKKKKQMKPWCWYCNRDFDDEKILIQHQKAKHFKCHICHKKLYTGPGLAIHCMQVHKETIDSVPNAIPGRIDIELEIYGMEGIPEKDMQERRRTLEQKSQESQKKKSSNQDDSDEDDDDDDEAGPSVQQVAAVQPQPGYAAPMAQLGMPPVAGGAGMHHGGYQGMPPMMPGVPPMMHGMPPAMHGMPPGMMQMGGMMPPMMPGMPGIPHGMPPHMAPRPGMPHMAQAAAAGAMPSRPAVPVAQPAVTKPLFPSAAQAQQSTSGAAASNSHSTAASSDPPKATFPAYTQPSVSSCSSTSSSNPSSSTVAKPPATVATKPATLTTTSATSKLIHPDEDISLEELRAQLPRYQRLTPRPGQAHVAAPPVPAVGSIMPQQQGMPPQQPGMRHPMHGQYGAPPQGMPSYMQGGMPPYGQGPPMVPPYQGGPPMGMRPPVMSPAGRY; this is translated from the exons ATGGGacggaagaagaagaagcagatgAAGCCGTGGTGCTG GTACTGTAATCGTGATTTTGATGATGAAAAGATCTTAATCCAGCACCAGAAGGCAAAGCATTTCAAATGCCACATCTGCCACAAGAAGCTGTACACAGGACCAGGCTTGGCTATCCATTGCATGCAG GTACACAAAGAAACAATTGACAGTGTACCAAATGCCATTCCTGGAAGAATAGACATCGAGCTGGAGATCTACGGTATGGAGGGGATTCCAGAGAAAGACATGCAGGAGAGAAGACGAACGTTAGAACAGAAATCACAAG AGAGTCAAAAGAAGAAGTCAAGCAATCAGGACGACTCCGATGAggacgacgacgatgatgacGAAGCAGGACCATCAGTTCAGCAGGTCGCTGCTGTCCAGCCACAGCCAGGCTACGCTGCTCCAATGGCCCAGCTTGGGATGCCTCCTGTCGCTGGCGGAGCTGGGATGCACCATGGAGGATATCAAG GAATGCCTCCCATGATGCCTGGCGTTCCTCCCATGATGCACGGCATGCCCCCTGCCATGCATGGAATGCCACCAGG CATGATGCAAATGGGTGGAATGATGCCTCCCATGATGCCAGGGATGCCCGGTATACCCCACG gaaTGCCACCTCACATGGCTCCAAGGCCAGGGATGCCCCATATGGCCCAAGCTGCTGCAGCCGGAGCGATGCCCAGTCGACCGGCAGTACCAGTGGCCCAGCCCGCTGTCACCAAACCCCTCTTCCCCAGTGCAGCACAG GCCCAGCAGAGCACTTCTGGAGCTGCAGCTTCAAACTCCCACAGTACAGCCGCCTCCTCCGACCCCCCCAAAGCAACATTCCCTGCCTACACCCAGCCCTCTGTCTCTTCTTGCtcttccacttcttcttctAACCCCTCTAGCAGCACTGTGGCCAAACCCCCGGCCACAGTGGCCACAAAACCTGCCACCCTCACCACCACGAGTGCAACTAGTAAGTTGATCCATCCTGATGAGGATATCTCACTG GAGGAATTGAGGGCCCAGTTGCCCCGCTACCAGCGACTTACACCGAGGCCGGGTCAGGCCCATGTGGCTGCTCCCCCTGTGCCGGCTGTGGGCAGCATAATGCCCCAACAGCAAGGCATGCCACCACAGCAGCCTGGCATGAGGCATCCCATGCATG GTCAGTATGGTGCTCCTCCTCAGGGCATGCCCAGCTACATGCAAGGAGGGATGCCTCCATACGGGCAGGGTCCTCCTATGGTGCCCCCGTACCAGGGAGGCCCTCCCATGGGCATGAGACCGCCCGTCATGTCTCCGGCTGGGCGCTACTGA
- the cd7al gene encoding cd7 antigen-like: MTGIQYLVCLWTLFITQTGFVRGEIQFMRRNEGESVVLPCVAEQRKPSTFGVYLKRSWLNPRDVLFMYTESSFSVDNNEDKNRISVSGDPSIHSLNVTISQLKGSDTDRYYCEFMVKNPSAEDERIPAKTEFFLLVDADAPGSVDIGLVETCSGGSAVLPCLPPHGENSAVEGVSLKRQRDRAPVEVLYHSKRQHGSSPPSSSSSSSSQFPVEKVQLSSAPGPRGITYNLTLQQLQPEDSALYSCQLLLRGGPNTSTNLGRHVFFVSVQGGPCGCFNYSTLLYALSSAVVILLLFLLGFVVVYKGKACRRVKSQPQAPIYEEMTGVQPASRKLHPRHLEEMDSSEYTNCLVKKSCPENHYESPRGALGPKSESQK; this comes from the exons ATGACTGGGATCCAGTACCTGGTTTGTCTGTGGACTCTGTTTATCACACAGACTGGTTTTG tACGCGGTGAAATTCAGTTCATGAGGAGGAATGAGGGGGAATCTGTGGTTCTTCCCTGCGTGGCTGAGCAAAGGAAACCTTCAACCTTTGGAGTCTACCTGAAGCGCAGCTGGCTGAATCCCCGTGATGTGCTGTTCATGTACACCGAAAGCAGCTTCAGTGTGGATAACAATGAAGACAAGAACCGCATCAGTGTCAGTGGAGACCCGAGCATCCACTCTTTGAATGTGACCATCTCACAGCTGAAAGGCAGCGACACTGACCGTTACTACTGTGAGTTTATGGTGAAAAACCCATCCGCTGAAGATGAACGAATTCCTGCAAAGACTGAGTTCTTCCTCCTTGTAGATGCTG ATGCCCCCGGGTCGGTGGACATAGGGTTGGTAGAGACGTGTTCTGGGGGCTCAGCCGTACTCCCCTGTCTCCCCCCACACGGGGAAAACTCGGCTGTGGAGGGGGTGAGTCTAAAGCGGCAGAGGGACCGGGCGCCTGTGGAGGTGTTGTACCACTCAAAGCGTCAACACGGCAGCagtcctccatcctcctcctcctcctcctcctcccagttcCCTGTTGAGAAGGTCCAGCTGTCCTCGGCGCCCGGTCCCAGGGGCATCACCTACAACCTcaccctgcagcagctgcagccagaGGACAGCGCCCTGTACAGCTGCCAGCTGCTCCTGCGTGGCGGGCCCAACACCAGCACCAATCTAGGGAGACATGTGTTCTTTGTTTCTGTGCAAG GAGGTCCGTGTGGCTGCTTCAACTACTCCACCCTGCTATATGCTTTGTCCTCAGCTGTGGtcattctccttctcttcctcctcggATTTGTGGTGGTCTATAAA GGCAAAGCATGCCGCAGAGTCAAGTCACAGCCTCAGGCCCCCATCTATGAGGAGATGACAGGGGTCCAGCCTGCCAGTCGAAAACTGCACCCCCGGCATCTGGAGGAAATGGATTCATCGGAGTACACAAACTGTCTAGTGAAGAAATCCTGTCCTGAAAACCATTACGAAAGCCCTCGTGGGGCCCTCGGCCCCAAGAGTGAGTCTCAGAAATGA